In Spinacia oleracea cultivar Varoflay chromosome 5, BTI_SOV_V1, whole genome shotgun sequence, a single window of DNA contains:
- the LOC130461637 gene encoding uncharacterized protein, whose protein sequence is MQNESGFWFLIGDLLGDSRSIPRPGPFFRRMSSRLVLYGGGIGLEGTTSVIVEAICGGGVSAEHREEEIDPEDIPHADRILRYENSDGEEVVKTIPWASPPHRKSYDAIPEHYAPAPRVRVRRWMLLLDYWKRQCAKITRKLSSRNREERRRDRRDSVDREPQAETSLGQEGPSLELGQGSGAGAHQRHSDAERGASPFVHVDPTMHLFGGASGSRPFVPPSGYYFGGSSPQPWGAGSWACYAEMERMRQAQMFGSYPYMPMLPPYQYSSSQQGVQPSTGTLCISEEDPSTPGTELDRELKRLRRRNRDKGPVVDVTADDDLD, encoded by the exons ATGCAAAATGAGTCTGGATTCTGGTTTCTCATAGGTGACCTTCTTGGAGACAGTCGCTCTATCCCCAGACCCGGTCCTTTTTTTAGGAGAATGTCCTCGAGATTGGTGTT ATATGGTGGTGGCATCGGTCTTGAAGGAACGACTTCG GTGATTGTGGAGGCTATCTGTGGTGGGGGTGTATCCGCGGAGCatagg gaggaggagattgatcctgaggacattcctcatgctgataggatcctccgctatgagaactcggacggggaagaggtggtgaagaccattccttgggcttctcctccgcaccggaaatcatatgatgctatacctgagcattacgcccct gcgcctcgggtgagagtgcgtcgttggatgctcttgcttgattattggaagaggcagtgcgccaagataacccggaagctttctagccggaacagagag gagcgccgtcgagaccgtagagactctgttgacagggagcctcaggcggagacgtccttgggacaggagggaccgagcttggagctgggacaggggtccggtgctggtgctcatcagaggcattctgatgctgagcggggagcttccccttttgtacatgttgatcccaccatgCATTTatttggaggtgctagcggttcacggccctttgttcctccttccggttactacttcggaggaagtagtcctcagccttggggtgcaggttcatgggcttgttatgcggagatggagaggatgcgtcaggctcagatgtttgggtcgtacccgtatatgccgatgctgccgccttatcagtattcctcttctcagcagggagttcaaccctccactggcacactttgtatctcggaggaggatcctagtacccctgggacggagctggatcgggagctgaagcgccttaggaggcgtaacagggacaaggggcctgtggttgacgtcaccgctgatgatgacttagactga